The following coding sequences lie in one Labrus bergylta chromosome 5, fLabBer1.1, whole genome shotgun sequence genomic window:
- the ctsa gene encoding lysosomal protective protein — MTCCCYCYVGSCSHTLFLLLSQLNTTDEMQAMLLCYFLFSLLGSEAAPGADEVKYLPGLQKQPSFKQYSGYLSVANGKHLHYWFVESQKEPSSDPVVLWLNGGPGCSSLDGLLTEHGPFLIQDDGVMLQYNPYSWNKISNVLYLESPAGVGFSYADDQNYVTNDTEVSMNNYLALKEFFRLFPEFSKNELFLTGESYGGIYIPTLAERVMEDESLNLQGVAVGNGMSSYEMNDNSLVYFAYYHGLLGSRLWSELQTFCCKGGKCNFYDNHNHNCSLSLSEVQDIVYSSGLNMYNLYAPCPGGVRQRVSIEKGELVIRDLGNSFISHQWTQLWNQKLRGLASLHRNVRLDPPCTNSTPSSLYLNNPFVRGALHISPKALDWVICSSEVNLNYGRLYMDVRKQYLKLLSALKYRVLVYNGDVDMACNFMGDEWFVESLHQQVEVQRRPWLYDDEEGRQVGGFVKEFDNIAFLTIKGSGHMVPTDKPIAAYAMFSRFITRQPY; from the exons ATGACCTGCTGTTGCTATTGCTATGTCGGCAgctgctctcacacactcttCCTGCTGCTGAGCCAGCTGAACACAACCGACGAG ATGCAGGCTATGTTGCTGTGTTACTTCCTGTTCTCACTGCTGGGCAGTGAAGCGGCTCCGGGTGCAGACGAGGTGAAGTACCTGCCCGGTCTGCAGAAACAGCCGAGCTTCAAGCAGTACTCTGGATACCTGAGTGTGGCCAACGGAAAACACCTGCACTACTG GTTTGTGGAGTCTCAGAAGGAGCCGTCCTCTGATCCCGTGGTTCTGTGGTTAAACGGCGGTCCAGGCTGCAGCTCTCTGGACGGACTGCTGACTGAACACGGACCCTTCCTG ATCCAGGATGACGGCGTGATGCTGCAGTACAACCCGTACTCCTGGAACAAG ATTTCCAACGTGTTGTACCTGGAGTCTCCAGCAGGCGTCGGCTTCTCGTACGCTGATGATCAAAACTACGTCACCAACGACACCGAG gTGTCCATGAACAACTACCTGGCTCTGAAGGAGTTCTTCCGCTTGTTTCCAGAGTTCAGCAAGAACGAACTTTTCCTGACCGGAGAGAGCTACGGAGGAATCTACATCCCGACGCTCGCCGAGAGAGTGATGGAGGACGAGAGCCTCAACCTGcag GGCGTTGCCGTGGGAAACGGGATGTCGAGTTACGAGATGAACGATAACTCTCTGGTTTACTTTGCGTATTATCACGGGCTGCTGGGGAGTCGACTGTGGAGCGAGCTGCAGACGTTCTGCTGCAAGGGCGGGAAGTGCAACTTCTACgacaaccacaaccacaactgctcgcTCAGC ctgtcTGAGGTTCAGGACATCGTCTACAGTTCAGGTCTGAACATGTACAACCTGTACGCCCCCTGCCCAGGTGGAGTCCGCCAGAGAGTCAG tatTGAAAAAGGTGAGCTGGTGATCCGAGACCTGGGGAACTCGTTCATCAGTCATCAGTGGACCCAGCTGTGGAACCAG aagTTACGAGGTCTGGCGTCCCTCCACCGGAACGTCCGTCTGGACCCCCCCTGCACCAactccaccccctcctccctctaccTGAACAACCCGTTCGTCAGAGGTGCTCTGCACATCAGCCCTAAAGCTCTGGACTGGGTCATCTGCAG CTCTGAGGTGAACCTGAACTATGGCCGTCTCTACATGGACGTCAGGAAACAGTACCTGAAGCTGCTCAGTGCGCTG AAGTATCGTGTCCTGGTGTATAATGGTGACGTGGACATGGCGTGCAACTTCATGGGAGACGAATGGTTCGTTGAGTCTCTGCACCAGCAG GTGGAGGTTCAGAGACGTCCGTGGCTCTACGACGACGAGGAGGGTCGGCAGGTCGGAGGCTTCGTCAAAGAGTTCGATAACATCGCCTTCCTCACCATCAAG GGATCTGGTCACATGGTTCCAACGGACAAACCAATCGCTGCATACGCCATGTTCTCCAGATTCATCACCAGACAACCttactga